ATCATCTTCTTCTCCTTTCCTCCCGTTCTTACCATAATTTGGCCGGGCGTGAACCCGGCCAAGAGCATGATCTGCGCCTAATCTAAAATCGTTCGCAAATCGCATTATAACGATGTCCTGCTCCGGTGTCAACGCGCTTGGTCATGGGGCGTGTATCTTTTTCGATGGAAATGCGGCGGAGGGCTTTGAGCGCGTGTCTGAAAATTTACCGGCCAGGTGTCTGAGGATCTCCCTCAACGACCAGCTCCACAGAGGGAGGCGTGGAAGGGGCCTCCCCTCCACGGGAACCTCGCTTTTCCGGCCTGCACCTGCCTTTCTCGGCCCTGATCGCACCTCGGGCGGCGGTTGTTTGACATCCTATACGTGGCCGAGTATGCTAAGGCCCTGGTCGTAAAGGGGCAGCGCTCGATGGCATGTGAGCGTGCCGGATGGGCAAGGAGGGGACATTGGCCTTTTCACCCACAGTCTCTCAATGGGAATTGACCGAGGCGGTTCGCCAGGCGGTGGGGGACGTCTTCGCGATCGAGGATGTCACAGTGGTGGATGGCCGGCGAGAGCTGGTGCGGCTGCGCGGCCATCTCCTGATCGACTCTCAGCAGGCTTACACGCTGGTCTCAGAGCGTTTTCGCGCTTTGGGCCTGACCGCTCTCTTCCGGCGGGAGCGGGGCGCGGACCTCATCATCGCGGTGCCGGGGACGATCCCCACGCGGATCGCCAACAGCCCATGGGTGCCAGCCATTCTATTGGTGTTGACCTTGGCCTCCGTGCTCTACATCGGCGCGTTGATGGACCCGACGCCCGATGGCCGCATTCGCCTATGGAACGGCCTCCCCTTCGCCGTCAGCCTGATCGCCATCCTGGGGACCCATGAGCTGGGCCATTACTTCGCCGCCCGGCGTGTGGGTACCCCGGTAACGCTGCCCTACTTCATCCCCATGCCCATACCCCCGTTTGGCACCATGGGCGCCTTCATCCAGATGAAAGCGCCCTCCCGAGATCGTCGTGCCCTCCTGTCCGTGGCCATCGCCGGGCCGCTGGCCGGGATGGTGGTGGCCATCCCGGTGCTCATCCTGGGGCTTCTGTTATCCGAGGTGGAGCCGCTTCCCCCCGGCGGTTATCTCATGGAGGGCAATTCGATCCTTTACGCGGCCATGAAGATCCTGGTGTTCGGCCGGTTTCTGCCCAGCGGCGGGTACGACGTGATCCTGCACCCGGTCGCCTTCGCCGGGTGGGCGGGCCTGTTGGTCACCGGGCTCAACCTGATCCCCGCCGGCCAGCTCGATGGGGGCCACATCGTTTACGCGTTGCTGGGCGAACGCGCCCGCTATCTCACCATCGGGATCATCGTGGTGCTTTTGGGGCTGTCCTGGATATGGCGCGGCTGGCTGATATGGGCCTTTTTGATCTTCCTCTTCAGCCGGGTGCAGGCCACCCCGCTGGATGACATCACGCCGTTGACGTCCGGACAGCGCCTGATCGCCATCGGCATGATGGTCCTTTTCCTCCTCGTTTACGTGCCCGTGCCGATCACCGTACACCCGTAGGAGCGTGTCTGAAAAATGCGATGGGAACCACTTTCCGGCCTATATCTGCCTTTCTCGGCCCTTTCCGCAGGGATCTGGGCCGAGGTCGGGCAGGTCGAAGGCGGAAGAAGGACTTTTTCCGGAGGAGCGAAGCCCCTCCGGGCCTCCCCATAGCGGAAGCAATGGCATTTCTCAGACACACTCTTAGTGGCTTCGTGGTGTGTTTTTCCTAAGGGGGTGCGATGATCGTAACGGTAACCCCCAATCCTGCCCTCGATCGGGTCCTGTTCGTCGAGGGCTTCGCCTGGGGAAGGCGGGTCCCGGTGACCCAAGCGGTCTGGAGCCCGGGCGGCAAAGGCACCGACGGCGCCTGTATTGTGGCCGAGTTGGGACGCCCCTGTCTGGCGTTGGGGTTCGCTGCGGGGCCTTCTGGTCGGCAGCTGGCAGATATCCTGCGCGCGGCCGGGGCCACACCTGATTTCACCCCCGCGGGCGGCGCCACGCGGGTGAACTACGTCCTGATCGATGTCGCCCGTAGGCGCCAGGCCACGTTGACCACCGACGCGCTGGAGGTCTCACCCGCTCAACTGGCCGCGCTGGAGGCGCGGGTTGCACAGGCTTTGGATGGGTGTACCTGCCTGTGGCTGGGCGGGGCGATGCCTCCGGGGGTGCCGGACGATCTCCATGCTCGCCTTATTCGGGAGGCCTGGGCGCGCGGGATTCCGACCATCCTGGATGCGCGTGGGGCCGCGCTGCGCCTGGGAGCTGCCGCCCATCCGACCGTGCTGAAGCCGAACGAGCATGAGCTGGCTGAGCTGGTGCCTGCGGTGCCCATGGAGCCGGCGCGGTTGGGGCAGGTGTTGGCTGGATTGTTGGAGGGGGGTACGGAGCTGGTGCTGGCGACCCTGGGCGAGCGCGGCGCGGTGGCTGTCACCAGGGACGATCGCTGGTTCCTGCCCCCGCTGGATGTGCCGGTGGTAAACGCGGCCGGTGCCGGCGACGGTATGGCGGCGGCGTTGGCCATCGGCCTGGGCGAGGGATGGCCGTGGGAGGA
This is a stretch of genomic DNA from Chloroflexota bacterium. It encodes these proteins:
- a CDS encoding site-2 protease family protein produces the protein MTEAVRQAVGDVFAIEDVTVVDGRRELVRLRGHLLIDSQQAYTLVSERFRALGLTALFRRERGADLIIAVPGTIPTRIANSPWVPAILLVLTLASVLYIGALMDPTPDGRIRLWNGLPFAVSLIAILGTHELGHYFAARRVGTPVTLPYFIPMPIPPFGTMGAFIQMKAPSRDRRALLSVAIAGPLAGMVVAIPVLILGLLLSEVEPLPPGGYLMEGNSILYAAMKILVFGRFLPSGGYDVILHPVAFAGWAGLLVTGLNLIPAGQLDGGHIVYALLGERARYLTIGIIVVLLGLSWIWRGWLIWAFLIFLFSRVQATPLDDITPLTSGQRLIAIGMMVLFLLVYVPVPITVHP
- a CDS encoding hexose kinase, translated to MIVTVTPNPALDRVLFVEGFAWGRRVPVTQAVWSPGGKGTDGACIVAELGRPCLALGFAAGPSGRQLADILRAAGATPDFTPAGGATRVNYVLIDVARRRQATLTTDALEVSPAQLAALEARVAQALDGCTCLWLGGAMPPGVPDDLHARLIREAWARGIPTILDARGAALRLGAAAHPTVLKPNEHELAELVPAVPMEPARLGQVLAGLLEGGTELVLATLGERGAVAVTRDDRWFLPPLDVPVVNAAGAGDGMAAALAIGLGEGWPWEESLRLAVATAAAVVMTPGTAECHKDDVDRLLPQVRLEPL